From Sinorhizobium sp. RAC02, a single genomic window includes:
- a CDS encoding SAM-dependent methyltransferase — MDVLPQPRNDGPPRMEPLAKLPVFWALEGKRVVVAGGSDAAAWKAELLAASGAHVDVYAEAFDEAFEILLSREPEHPAAKFTTHRRRWAPDDLGGASLAIADCEDEADARAFSDAARAAGVPANVIDKPEFCQFQFGSIVNRSPVVIAISTDGAAPILAQTIRRKIEALLPRSLKSWATLAQSLRDAVNRRLATGQQRRAFWERFSDLAFATTDTPEEGVGGVLLADAERLAEAPAIGSVTLVGAGPGDAELLTIKAVRALQAADVILFDDLVSAEVLELARREATRMRMGRQNRGARYRPADVGDMLAKLAKAGKRVVCLTPGDPMMFSGAGEVMAHLGRENIPVHVVPGIPVATPRPALVGRRYHPRSGSAASYGESGGAVARTGDHDMPIGFAPLAVDMGVLLQIEARAHLNTVLPERDWLAVHRQPEQRGLALRPY, encoded by the coding sequence ATGGATGTCTTGCCGCAGCCGCGGAATGATGGACCGCCGCGCATGGAGCCGCTCGCCAAGCTCCCGGTGTTCTGGGCGCTGGAAGGAAAGCGCGTCGTCGTTGCCGGCGGTTCGGATGCCGCCGCCTGGAAAGCGGAACTGCTCGCCGCCAGCGGCGCGCATGTCGATGTCTATGCGGAAGCGTTCGACGAGGCGTTCGAAATTCTGCTCTCCCGCGAACCAGAACACCCTGCAGCAAAATTTACAACGCATCGGCGTCGTTGGGCGCCGGATGATCTTGGCGGCGCCTCGCTCGCTATCGCCGACTGCGAGGATGAAGCAGATGCGCGGGCCTTCTCCGATGCCGCACGCGCAGCTGGCGTGCCGGCCAACGTGATCGACAAGCCGGAATTCTGTCAGTTCCAGTTCGGCTCCATCGTCAACCGCTCGCCGGTCGTCATCGCGATCTCGACGGATGGCGCAGCCCCGATCCTGGCACAGACCATCCGCCGCAAGATCGAGGCGCTGTTGCCGCGCAGCCTGAAAAGCTGGGCGACACTGGCGCAGTCGCTACGGGACGCCGTCAACCGGCGTCTTGCAACCGGTCAACAGCGCCGCGCCTTCTGGGAGCGCTTTTCCGATCTTGCTTTCGCAACGACGGATACGCCGGAGGAGGGCGTAGGCGGGGTGCTTCTTGCTGATGCCGAAAGGCTCGCGGAAGCCCCCGCCATCGGCTCCGTCACGCTGGTCGGCGCCGGCCCGGGCGATGCCGAGCTTCTGACCATCAAGGCCGTGCGCGCCTTGCAGGCCGCCGATGTCATCCTCTTTGATGATCTTGTGTCGGCGGAGGTTCTGGAACTCGCCCGGCGCGAGGCGACGCGCATGCGGATGGGCAGGCAAAACAGAGGGGCACGCTACCGGCCGGCGGACGTTGGCGACATGCTGGCCAAGCTCGCCAAGGCGGGAAAGCGCGTCGTCTGTTTGACGCCCGGCGATCCGATGATGTTCAGCGGTGCCGGCGAGGTGATGGCGCACCTTGGCCGCGAAAACATTCCTGTCCATGTCGTTCCCGGCATCCCCGTCGCCACACCCCGACCAGCCTTGGTCGGCCGGCGGTACCACCCTCGATCAGGCAGTGCCGCCAGCTATGGTGAAAGCGGCGGTGCCGTCGCTCGCACAGGCGATCACGATATGCCCATAGGGTTCGCGCCACTCGCTGTGGATATGGGTGTTCTGCTCCAGATCGAGGCTCGCGCTCACCTCAATACCGTCCTGCCGGAACGCGACTGGCTGGCCGTTCACCGTCAACCAGAGCAGCGGGGTCTGGCTTTGCGCCCGTATTGA
- a CDS encoding bile acid:sodium symporter, protein MEQSALIEIGLPAAVFIIMAGIGLTLAPSDFQRVVMRPKALIWGIVAALLLLPLASISIAVVMGLPSEIAIGLVIVAACPIGTTSSLFSYLGRGDLALSIALSALGCLVAIATLPLFANFAIERFSDGDVRVYLPVLRTIGMMLVIILLPVILGMWVRHKVPALAARAEKMVGAFGLVVLVVLIVGIGISVYGRWAEILVSAGPAVLVLVFCGVAIGFLGSRLLRLSPAEAMAVTTSISIRNAAVGMLLAITMMNSPEIAVPPALFGLLMYAVGFGLVAYGRMTIKPTS, encoded by the coding sequence ATGGAGCAGTCCGCCCTGATCGAAATCGGTTTGCCGGCCGCTGTCTTCATCATCATGGCCGGTATAGGCCTGACGCTCGCCCCTTCCGATTTCCAACGTGTTGTCATGCGGCCGAAAGCCCTGATCTGGGGCATCGTGGCAGCGCTTCTGCTTCTTCCCCTGGCGAGCATATCGATTGCGGTGGTTATGGGCCTGCCGTCCGAGATTGCGATCGGCCTGGTCATCGTTGCCGCCTGCCCGATCGGCACGACATCCAGCCTGTTTTCCTATCTGGGGCGGGGTGACCTGGCGCTGTCGATCGCTTTGAGCGCTCTCGGCTGCCTCGTTGCAATTGCAACGCTGCCGCTGTTTGCGAATTTCGCGATCGAGCGCTTCAGCGATGGCGATGTTCGTGTCTACCTGCCCGTGCTGCGCACGATCGGCATGATGCTGGTCATCATCCTGCTTCCTGTCATTCTCGGCATGTGGGTCCGGCACAAGGTGCCGGCCCTTGCCGCCCGCGCCGAAAAGATGGTTGGCGCCTTTGGCCTTGTGGTGCTGGTGGTCTTGATCGTCGGCATCGGTATCTCGGTCTACGGCCGATGGGCAGAAATCCTTGTCAGCGCCGGGCCTGCCGTCCTTGTGCTGGTCTTCTGTGGCGTGGCAATCGGCTTTCTCGGCTCGCGCCTGCTTCGCCTGTCGCCCGCCGAGGCGATGGCGGTGACAACGTCGATCAGCATTCGAAACGCGGCTGTCGGCATGTTGCTGGCAATCACCATGATGAATTCGCCGGAAATAGCCGTACCGCCCGCGCTGTTCGGATTGCTGATGTACGCCGTCGGCTTCGGTCTCGTTGCCTATGGTCGCATGACTATAAAACCAACCTCTTAA
- a CDS encoding magnesium and cobalt transport protein CorA: MDHVRKFAPVTAEDGIVASSVYSAGRRIADIPIEEAGQWAGKDGHVVWIGLLEPSRELLLRVQAQFNLHDLAIEDAEHPHQRPKLEQYGEALFIVARTAQLIERRVTFGETHLFVGKGYIVSVRHGPSTSYATVREHWESCPHSLAKGEDFVLYAILDFIIDNYMPVLEQLEYEVEEIEDKVLVKPMTGSEIERLYMMRRDLLRLRNAALPLVEVCRRLTSSDLPQIQAAMHPLFRDVSDHIRTVQEKIDSLREVLAFAFEASLLVGQSQETAISKKLASWAAILAVPTALAGIYGMNFSDMPELRMQYGYPMVLSAIIATCSFLYWRFRKNGWL, from the coding sequence ATGGACCATGTCCGCAAGTTCGCGCCAGTCACTGCAGAGGACGGGATCGTTGCCTCGAGCGTTTACTCGGCTGGCAGGCGCATCGCCGATATTCCCATCGAAGAGGCCGGCCAGTGGGCTGGCAAGGACGGTCACGTCGTCTGGATCGGGCTTCTGGAGCCGAGCCGCGAGCTTCTCCTGCGTGTCCAGGCACAGTTCAACCTGCATGACCTCGCGATCGAGGATGCCGAGCACCCGCATCAGCGCCCCAAGCTGGAGCAATATGGCGAGGCGCTGTTCATCGTCGCACGCACCGCGCAACTGATAGAGCGCCGCGTCACCTTCGGCGAAACGCATCTTTTTGTTGGCAAGGGCTACATCGTCAGCGTGCGGCATGGGCCGTCGACCTCCTACGCTACCGTTCGCGAGCATTGGGAAAGCTGTCCGCATTCGCTGGCCAAAGGTGAGGATTTCGTCCTCTACGCCATTCTGGACTTCATCATCGACAATTACATGCCCGTGCTCGAACAACTCGAATACGAGGTCGAGGAGATCGAGGACAAGGTTCTGGTCAAGCCGATGACCGGCAGCGAGATCGAGCGGCTCTACATGATGCGCCGTGATCTCCTGCGGCTGCGCAATGCGGCACTTCCGCTGGTCGAGGTCTGCCGGCGGCTGACCAGTTCCGATCTGCCGCAAATCCAGGCGGCGATGCATCCGCTGTTTCGGGACGTGTCCGATCACATCCGCACGGTGCAGGAAAAGATCGACAGCCTGCGCGAGGTGCTGGCTTTCGCCTTCGAGGCGAGCCTTCTGGTCGGCCAGAGCCAGGAAACGGCGATTTCCAAAAAGCTCGCCTCGTGGGCGGCGATCCTCGCCGTGCCGACCGCGCTTGCCGGCATCTACGGCATGAATTTCAGCGACATGCCGGAGTTGCGGATGCAATACGGCTATCCGATGGTGCTCAGCGCAATCATTGCGACCTGTTCGTTCCTGTACTGGCGGTTCCGCAAGAACGGTTGGTTGTGA
- a CDS encoding alpha/beta hydrolase-fold protein, whose product MQIEYHKRFSDHLGREMEFKTYGHAGRPVLVFPTSNGRFYQYEDSGGIGALADRIEAGELRVWTVDGIDGESFFSNGHDLPARIARHESYFRYVNEELLPEILAIGGRAPVLSGCSMGAFHASNFLFRFPDRVAGVIALSGVYSTRHFFGDTLDGQIYFNSPVNYLAGLNDRGLLDRIGSRRLFFCCGQGAWEDAMLEDTHRLEAVLRDKNIPAWVDFWGLDASHDWPWWHKQIAYFFNRWLEGDRFRPL is encoded by the coding sequence TTGCAGATCGAATACCACAAGCGCTTCAGCGATCATCTCGGGCGAGAGATGGAGTTCAAGACCTACGGCCATGCCGGCCGTCCTGTCCTGGTCTTCCCCACCTCCAACGGGCGCTTCTACCAATACGAGGATTCCGGCGGCATAGGGGCGCTCGCTGATCGCATCGAAGCGGGAGAATTGCGGGTGTGGACCGTCGATGGCATCGACGGCGAGAGCTTCTTTTCCAATGGCCATGACCTGCCGGCCCGGATCGCCCGGCACGAATCCTATTTCCGCTATGTAAACGAGGAACTGCTGCCGGAGATTCTCGCCATCGGCGGACGCGCACCGGTCCTGTCGGGTTGCTCCATGGGCGCCTTTCACGCCAGCAATTTCCTGTTCCGCTTTCCCGACCGGGTTGCCGGCGTGATCGCGCTGAGCGGCGTCTACTCCACCCGGCATTTTTTCGGCGATACGCTGGACGGCCAGATCTACTTCAACTCGCCGGTCAATTACCTGGCGGGACTGAACGACCGAGGCCTGCTCGATCGCATAGGCTCGCGCCGCCTGTTCTTCTGCTGTGGCCAGGGGGCCTGGGAAGACGCGATGCTCGAGGATACGCACCGTCTGGAGGCCGTGCTACGCGACAAGAACATTCCGGCCTGGGTCGATTTCTGGGGCCTCGACGCAAGCCATGACTGGCCCTGGTGGCACAAGCAGATCGCCTACTTCTTCAACAGGTGGCTTGAGGGCGACCGGTTCAGGCCGCTGTAG
- a CDS encoding carboxylate--amine ligase produces MKFVFFSPHFPANSTEFCDRLHMAGAMVLGVGDTAYDHLPPRLKNALSEYYRIADMEDADQVLRAMGHFIHRWGRIDRFESLNEHWLEQDAAIRTDFNIPGIRSDFVKNLKHKSKMSAFFKKAGVETIRQHKYIDRAGVEAFIAEVGYPIVIKPDQGSGASNTVKLSNDAGLDAFETAKLPGVSYVAEEFIDGIVLTYDGLVDRDGRVVFAASHRFEQSIMEVVNTNSHLNYYCLPFVDPAVEKAGRAAVKAFGIREKFFHIEFFETRADKRIVALEINMRPPGAWMTDAINYSYDMDVYREWAEMIVNNKVGGPFTGRYYTGYASRKNHIRYVNDHRAILATHGDRIVHFAPIEDVFSRAMGNAAYQFRSEDFEEVKAIVRFIQDVER; encoded by the coding sequence GTGAAGTTCGTGTTCTTTTCTCCGCATTTTCCTGCCAACAGTACCGAATTCTGCGACCGCCTCCATATGGCCGGTGCCATGGTTCTGGGTGTTGGCGATACCGCCTACGACCATCTCCCTCCTAGACTGAAAAATGCCCTGAGCGAGTATTACCGCATCGCCGACATGGAGGATGCCGATCAGGTGCTGCGCGCCATGGGCCATTTCATCCATCGCTGGGGCCGCATCGATCGTTTCGAATCCCTCAACGAACATTGGCTGGAACAGGACGCCGCGATCCGCACCGATTTCAACATTCCGGGCATTCGCAGCGATTTCGTCAAGAATCTAAAGCACAAGTCGAAAATGAGCGCCTTCTTCAAGAAGGCAGGCGTCGAAACGATCCGGCAGCACAAATATATCGACCGGGCGGGTGTGGAGGCTTTCATTGCCGAGGTCGGCTATCCCATCGTGATCAAGCCGGATCAGGGCTCGGGCGCCAGCAACACGGTAAAGCTGAGCAATGACGCGGGTCTCGACGCTTTCGAGACGGCGAAGCTACCGGGTGTCAGCTATGTCGCCGAAGAGTTCATCGACGGCATCGTGCTGACCTATGACGGCCTGGTGGATCGCGATGGCCGGGTGGTGTTTGCCGCCAGCCATCGTTTCGAGCAGAGCATCATGGAGGTGGTGAACACCAATTCGCACCTCAACTACTATTGCCTGCCCTTCGTCGACCCCGCGGTGGAAAAGGCCGGACGCGCCGCCGTGAAGGCTTTCGGCATCCGCGAAAAATTCTTCCATATCGAATTCTTCGAGACCCGGGCCGACAAGCGCATCGTGGCGCTCGAAATCAACATGCGCCCGCCGGGAGCGTGGATGACCGACGCCATCAACTATTCGTACGACATGGATGTCTATCGCGAATGGGCTGAGATGATCGTCAACAACAAGGTTGGCGGACCGTTCACGGGGCGCTACTACACCGGCTATGCCAGCCGCAAGAACCATATTCGCTATGTCAACGACCATCGGGCCATTCTCGCTACCCATGGCGACAGGATCGTGCATTTCGCACCGATCGAGGACGTGTTCAGCCGGGCTATGGGCAACGCCGCCTATCAGTTCCGTTCAGAGGATTTCGAAGAGGTGAAAGCCATCGTGCGCTTCATCCAGGACGTGGAGCGTTAG
- a CDS encoding GlxA family transcriptional regulator gives MHKIGYVVFPGFQLLGFAAITAFEMTNLQLGEPVYQIELLSEAGGEIKSSAGFGVNTKAFDHHTVYDTVILGAGTTIEPVTAGLIEFARHSLQTARRLAAPCTGAFILAESGLLDGLRATTHWFFARQLRDRFPFVRVEEDRIFIVDGSVWTSAGMTAGIDLALAMVEKDHGQDVARSIARKLVVYHRRAGGQSQFSALLELDPKSDRIQKSVDYAKANLRSVLSVEELADVAGLSPRQFSRAFRSETGQSPAKAVENLRVEAARLMMEQGRHSMEAIAGETGFADSDRMRRAFLRALGQPPQTIRRSARGSAMAL, from the coding sequence ATGCACAAAATCGGCTACGTCGTCTTCCCAGGCTTCCAGCTCCTGGGTTTTGCGGCGATAACTGCCTTCGAGATGACCAATCTTCAGCTTGGCGAGCCGGTCTATCAGATCGAGTTGCTCTCCGAAGCCGGCGGCGAGATCAAGTCGTCTGCCGGCTTTGGGGTCAACACGAAAGCCTTCGATCACCACACAGTTTACGACACCGTGATACTCGGAGCCGGCACGACTATCGAGCCAGTGACCGCCGGGCTAATCGAATTCGCGCGTCACTCGCTGCAAACCGCACGACGGCTGGCCGCCCCCTGTACGGGCGCCTTCATCCTTGCAGAGTCCGGATTGCTGGATGGTCTTCGTGCGACGACGCACTGGTTTTTTGCACGCCAGCTCCGGGATCGCTTCCCGTTTGTCAGGGTCGAGGAGGATCGCATCTTCATCGTCGACGGCTCGGTATGGACGTCGGCGGGCATGACGGCGGGGATCGACCTAGCCCTTGCCATGGTCGAAAAGGACCACGGTCAGGATGTCGCACGCTCGATCGCCCGCAAGCTCGTAGTGTACCACCGCAGGGCCGGCGGCCAGTCGCAGTTCTCGGCACTGCTCGAACTGGACCCGAAGTCGGACCGGATCCAGAAATCCGTCGACTACGCCAAGGCCAACCTGCGCAGCGTCCTGTCGGTCGAGGAGTTGGCCGATGTCGCGGGCTTGAGCCCACGCCAGTTCAGCCGGGCTTTTCGGTCAGAGACAGGGCAATCGCCTGCCAAGGCCGTGGAAAACCTGCGCGTGGAAGCGGCACGGCTGATGATGGAACAAGGCCGCCACTCCATGGAGGCCATCGCGGGGGAAACAGGCTTTGCCGATAGCGATCGCATGCGCCGGGCTTTCCTGCGGGCGCTCGGACAGCCGCCCCAGACAATT